Below is a window of Plasmodium sp. gorilla clade G2 genome assembly, chromosome: 6 DNA.
TACTTTTCattttatgtaatttttGCATAATATCTTCATAGTAgcttaaaatatttaaacattgatcttttaaatgataaaaattagTTTTTAAGCATTTATGTACCTTTGAAAATTTTGAATAGTCATTACAATAGTTAAGGATATCATCAATacaagaatataataatgagtTACTCAAAGATTTTTTACAACTTTctgataatttatttttttttaatgtaataCACGTTAATACATCTTTAtcacaattattatttttaatatcattttcaCATCCTTTTATTGGttgaattttatttaaatgattaGTTATCGTTTGATTTATATCagcatcatatatatttatcaaatcaagaaaattattgaagtcattattattagttGTTAAGGTTTCATTTGTTAAATTCAAGGGATATATAGAAAAACTGGATGGTAGAATTTGTGATAACATACTTGttagtaaaaatatatcatctaCCATAACATCAttatttctcttttttcgtttatttgatttattattCTCATTGAATGTCAAATGATTTCCCATATATGGAATGTCTGCTTTGAAAACATTATCAAAAAGTTCATCACCAATTAAAGATACATCTACAATGGTGCTGATCATTAATATAGGATGTaacgaaaaaaatattccataaacaataaatgaaaaaagaaaccTTTTCACCGTTCTTTTATtcatttcaatatttttattttaaataaacatttataaaaagaaagttAAGGTGAAAGAAGTAAAAAAATAGCACACacacaaaaatatacatacacacACGCAAGGGTgtttatacatacatatatatgtatatatatatatatatatatatatatattatatttatatttatttatttatatgtaaaggaatttttttttcatttaaacatatttaatatgtatttttatatgtatttttttttgaacagacataatatattaatttattaaatggtCTCTTAAGAATttataatgtaatatatatatatatatatatatatatatatatatatattaagaaatacaaatatttgaCTAAATAAAAAGACAAACTACTTTTAGTTCTAATAAATAGGTTGATATATTCTTTCATTTAAATTGAGTATACATTTAATTATTgcaacatattatataaaacaaatattgtGGATTTTTATGCATAATTGTGTATGAAATGTAAAAGgagatatacataataaatacatatatatatttacttgataataaaaaaaaaatattaaaaaaaaaaaataatttgctGATAATTGGCTagttaattatatttaataaaaaaaaaaaaaaaatttaaataaaatacacatatataaatacatacacatataattttatgtatatataaatataatgtgaTAAAATCAAAtaggataataaaaataaatcttatatttttcttctttttttattgtaaGAGAAAAGTAAATAATgctataaatttataaaagaaaaaaatattcccatatatatatatatattttcattatgcAAAAAATGGACAAGGAatactttattttatattcaatTATTTAACATgctatattataatatattttggtacacaaacaaaaaaaaatataaatgtgaaTATCAATAAAAATACGCTtcagtatataatatattttttacattttctttttaattaaaaaatttcttttttttattcattcatGTTTTTATACTTACagttttaaaaataagtatatgagaattattactattttgcatgaatataatataaaaataaaaaaaataagcaaaacatatatacatacacttaaaaatataatatatataatatatatatgtaagtaTGTTTTAAAATGATTATTAAACCATTTAAATGCcttttataatttacatacgaataaaaaaattataccatttttttttttttttttttcccttttttcttttattcttatatatgaaaaataaaataatagcaTTTAAAGTGAAAAAATACCATGAATGTTCTTGAaccataaaaaatttatttgtataaatttatttgtataaatttatttgaaGTGCTCAATTTATTTTCCTTCATTTTTCtattaagaaaatatttattgtatGCATGTTgtaatttgtttatatttaaaatgggAAACATTTAGACTGTATTTTTAATCGAAAAACTTTTTCATATTacttatgatatatatatattataaatttaaatgggtgaaaaaatttatatttccgAAATGAACTTTATGAATAAatttgtttcatttttatgaaGAAGTATCTTCTATATAATTGTTTCCAATAAAAgcaacataaatatatgaattatatatatatatcatatggtATTTatctttcttctttttcgtataataatttaaagtATGCTAaagtttatttttacatataaacgAATACTATTAATTCGTTGTCAGAAttcaaaaatttatattatcgtattttatgaaaaaaaaaaaaaaaaaaaaaatacgtaTAACATAGGTGTATCaaagaaataaaacataactctttatttttataatattaaaaatatttataacatgGTCTTCTCAGttttatgtacatataaatattgttgGAAAATTAAGATATGAATTTTTAAAGAGAgtatatatggaaaatataatgacttttatataatataatattttaaggaaataaaaaaaaatttataaatgaaagataaacattattttgttctttataaataagaaaaatatatagttcATTTGTAGattcatttaaaaatttaaatagaTGTTAGTGAATAATTTCTgtgttttttaatatatatatttttatatgtttaaaatttgtataaaaaatagaaaattaatttttttttttttgtaattttaattttttaatatatctataattatatacagaataatgtattaaaatataaacttttatatattactattatatatatatatatataactatttTTTTGGTGTTTTCAAAAAGGTTAAATATTACTATAATTaaagagaaaataaaaaaaaaaaaatatatatatatatatatatatatatatatatatatataatatttatacattctTGTTGTTGCTTTACCATATGTCGtgattttaatattatgatataaaagaataaattatatatttaaaaacatatatgtggaattattaaaaagagaataaagaaaataataataaacacaacgttgtttattttttaaagttttcaaaaattaattttatatactaagaaaattaattaagaattataaatatataaatttacaaCATTTTGAAGAAATATCATAAAAAggattatatacatataaatatatacaatatttatatattatatgttttatatttaagtatataatcgattttgctttttttttttttttttattagataaaaaatcatatgtaacacaaattatattatatatatagttccttcattttgttaatataggaaaaaaaaaaaaaaagaatttcagaatgaatcaaaaaaataagggaaagaaaaaaaaaaattctgtatctaataaaatgaagaatGATATTTCTTCTTCAGATGAAGAAATGGTTGAAGAAATTGATATTGACAATGAGAATGACGATTAcgattatgataataataataatgataatgatgatgaatcCTATGAGGATGAGGATTTTATAGATGATGAcgaaaataattttgaagATGATGATGTTGATAATAATCTAAGTGATAATTGTGAGAAAGAAATTCAGATATgtttttttacaaatatagagaatgaaaaatataaaatcgaTAGTAGTACTTATACAGTTCCTGTTACATTTAAAAGAATAGATTTATCAAGAAtgataaagaaattattagaTATTGAGGATAATGTGTCCTttgaatttttaataaataaaaagatattaaGAACAACTATAGAAGAATTTTTacgtgataataatatactatCAGAAAATGTTATAGAAATTGAATATAGTATACCTTTAAGAAAAAGGGAAAGTAAGAATATTGATAAAATTTGTGAATGGATATTTGAATTAATTACGATAGGTAATAAACTATATTGTAGTACATTTGATGGTaccattttatattatgatatgttaaattttaaaaaaatatatgaaaaaaaagtaatagaTAGTATGccaatatattcatataacatatataaaagtaaGAAATTACAtaatgaattaatatataacgAATCAGTTGTTGGTTTATCGAATGGAAGTATAAAAGTATTTTtgaatgaagaaaaagaaaaagaaataataacaagaaatgaattatatttagGTAATCATatagatattattaaatgtatttcatttaataaagaTTATTCTACATTATTAAGTGCTggaaatgataataaaattaatatatttgataataattatattataaatgaattattaaatgatttaACAAATGAATCGAATACTAataaacgaaaaaaaaaatctgttgtttttccaaaaaaatgtatacataaTGATTCTGATATGATAACatcattaaaattttttgataatataaaatttttatgtacTGGACTcgataagaatataaaaatctaTGATTTAACATCATCATATGTTTCTTGttcttattcatataataaatctatTATATGTAGTGATATATTGAATAACGATTTGTTTATTACTGCTGATGAACATTCTATGattaaattatttgatgTTAGGAGTACTAATGAGAAACCTGTTTTGtcattaaatgaaaataaatatcatatgcatgataaaataataactagtcttaaaacaaacaaaaatgaaatatatttcttgtcATCATCACATGATGGTTttactaatatatatgatattagattaaataatttacCTGTGTATACATTTCAAAGTGATGAAAAATCAAAAATCCTTTCATCAACCTGGTATTATAATGATGAGAACAATTGTGTAGTGAATGCAGAAGAGCATAATTTAATTCTCCACATTTTTTAGTAAATATGAATGTGGAAAATACAGGAGACAACAAATACAGCAACATATATGAAGAATTAAGTTGtgtattttacatatatttattatattgttttgtttgtttttatataacgaaaaaaatgaaatatatacatatatacatatattatttataaaaagaataatttcttaaatttataattattaatttttaattttatttaattatccattttgtaattatattatacacatttgttagatataaatagttgtaaaaaaaaaaatatataaaaaagcttccattttattttttaaaataaaattatatgtctttaattattctatattgaaaacaaatgaaaacttttctttcttttttacgTTTAATAAACTTTATGTGATATATGAACAAAAGTTAAAATATAagggttatatatattttgttatatgtaCAATTTTTTAGTATcatctatttatatattttaatgaaaAGGTTAATGTAacacattattataattcaatgttattaatatatatatatatatatatatatatatatataaggattaataattaaaaaaattgatgCATATAATTTTGTTCATATCCAACAAAAGTTCTATTTAAAACATCATTCTAGAAAATGTGATATATGAGGGATTTCATTAACATATCCTTTTTATAAGtaaaataaacaatattGCATAATATGGAATAGACTAACAtattaactatatatatatgtaatggtaaatatttttaaaaaaattatatgaacaaaGAGTAATTTACGATAGCCTctaaaatgtttttatttatttattattttatggatattttttcttttttttgaaattttcaaaaatgtcattttatttttcttgtgAATACTGTCTTTGTCaatttatattgtataaatgtatataaaaatgggtacaataaaaattttttataaatataaaatataatagaatttatttcctttttttttttttttttttttttaatgatcAAATGTTTAATGTTGATACATTTAGTATGTTAAATAAAgttgatataatattaacattataaaatcatacacatataaaaggatgtataatattttataaataaataaatatatatgtatatgctttttttttttttaaggtaAATACTATAAGCATATacaattatacatataacatatatatatatttatccaaattataatttcatatttcataattatgtgatttataaatttttttttaatttaatatgtatTCATAATAACAATTAAAGCCTTATTTTTAGACTTTAATggaatatatgaaaaacttaatattttcatttataatataatattattaatttaatatgaaTCGTCAAAGtaagtataaaaaaatagtatAATTATCAAATATCATGCACACACGAATAATATAAGATTCAAaaaggggaaaaaaaaaaaaaagaatatacatatatatattatatatatacataatatatatatttttacatattatatatatatatattatatatatatataatgaatatatgtataatataataaataaaaaaaaaaaaaaaaaaaaatttatataatattatgaagtATTTCAAAttttgaaagaaaaaaattcctcttcaaaaaaaaaaaaaaaaaaaaaaaaaaaaatgtacaaaTAATagttacatataaaaataaaggaatatataaatatatataattatatatttatatatataatatatatataatgtttgttggttatttttttattttttatttaat
It encodes the following:
- a CDS encoding microtubule-associated protein ytm1 homologue, putative yields the protein MNQKNKGKKKKNSVSNKMKNDISSSDEEMVEEIDIDNENDDYDYDNNNNDNDDESYEDEDFIDDDENNFEDDDVDNNLSDNCEKEIQICFFTNIENEKYKIDSSTYTVPVTFKRIDLSRMIKKLLDIEDNVSFEFLINKKILRTTIEEFLRDNNILSENVIEIEYSIPLRKRESKNIDKICEWIFELITIGNKLYCSTFDGTILYYDMLNFKKIYEKKVIDSMPIYSYNIYKSKKLHNELIYNESVVGLSNGSIKVFLNEEKEKEIITRNELYLGNHIDIIKCISFNKDYSTLLSAGNDNKINIFDNNYIINELLNDLTNESNTNKRKKKSVVFPKKCIHNDSDMITSLKFFDNIKFLCTGLDKNIKIYDLTSSYVSCSYSYNKSIICSDILNNDLFITADEHSMIKLFDVRSTNEKPVLSLNENKYHMHDKIITSLKTNKNEIYFLSSSHDGFTNIYDIRLNNLPVYTFQSDEKSKILSSTWYYNDENNCVVNAEEHNLILHIF